The following proteins are encoded in a genomic region of Arvicanthis niloticus isolate mArvNil1 chromosome 21, mArvNil1.pat.X, whole genome shotgun sequence:
- the Celsr3 gene encoding cadherin EGF LAG seven-pass G-type receptor 3 isoform X5 has translation MARRPLWCGLPGPSTPVLLLLLLSLFPFSREELGGGGDQGWDPGVATATGPRAQIGSGAVALCPESPGVWEDGDPGLGVREPVFMRLRVGRQNARNGRGAPEQPNAELVVQTLGSREQEAGQGPGYLLCWHPEISSCGRTGPLRKGSLPLEALSPGDSDLRNSSPHPSELLAQPDGSRPVAFQHNARRSIRKRVETSRCCGKLWEPGHKGQGERTATSTVERGPLRRDCLPGSLGSGLGEDSAPRAVRTAPTPGSAPRESRTAPERMRSRGLFRRRFLFERPGPRPPGFPTGPEAERVLSRNQGRPRRAANRHPQFPQYNYQTLVPENEAAGTAVLRVVAQDPDPGEAGRLVYSLAALMNSRSLELFSIDPQSGLIRTAAALDRESMERHYLRVTAQDHGSPRLSATTMVAVTVADRNDHAPVFEQAQYRETLRENVEEGYPILQLRATDGDAPPNANLRYRFVGSPAARTAAAAAFEIDPRSGLISTSGRVDREHMESYELVVEASDQGQEPGPRSATVRVHITVLDENDNAPQFSEKRYVAQVREDVRPHTVVLRVTATDKDKDANGLVHYNIISGNSRGHFAIDSLTGEIQVMAPLDFEAEREYALRIRAQDAGRPPLSNNTGLASIQVVDINDHAPIFVSTPFQVSVLENAPLGHSVIHIQAVDADHGENSRLEYSLTGVASDTPFVINSATGWVSVSGPLDRESVEHYFFGVEARDHGSPPLSASASVTVTVLDVNDNRPEFTMKEYHLRLNEDAAVGTSVVSVTAVDRDANSAISYQITGGNTRNRFAISTQGGVGLVTLALPLDYKQERYFKLVLTASDRALHDHCYVHINITDANTHRPVFQSAHYSVSMNEDRPVGSTVVVISASDDDVGENARITYLLEDNLPQFRIDADSGAITLQAPLDYEDQVTYTLAITARDNGIPQKADTTYVEVMVNDVNDNAPQFVASHYTGLVSEDAPPFTSVLQISATDRDAHANGRVQYTFQNGEDGDGDFTIEPTSGIVRTVRRLDREAVPVYELTAYAVDRGVPPLRTPVSIQVTVQDVNDNAPVFPAEEFEVRVKENSIVGSVVAQITAVDPDDGPNAHIMYQIVEGNIPELFQMDIFSGELTALIDLDYEARQEYVIVVQATSAPLVSRATVHVRLVDQNDNSPVLNNFQILFNNYVSNRSDTFPSGIIGRIPAYDPDVSDHLFYSFERGNELQLLVVNQTSGELRLSRKLDNNRPLVASMLVTVTDGLHSVTAQCVLRVVIITEELLANSLTVRLENMWQERFLSPLLGHFLEGVAAVLATPTEDVFIFNIQNDTDVGGTVLNVSFSALAPRGAGAGAAGPWFSSEELQEQLYVRRAALAARSLLDVLPFDDNVCLREPCENYMKCVSVLRFDSSAPFLASASTLFRPIQPIAGLRCRCPPGFTGDFCETELDLCYSNPCRNGGACARREGGYTCVCRPRFTGEDCELDTEAGRCVPGVCRNGGTCTNAPNGGFRCQCPAGGAFEGPRCEVAARSFPPSSFVMFRGLRQRFHLTLSLSFATVQPSGLLFYNGRLNEKHDFLALELVAGQVRLTYSTGESNTVVSPTVPGGLSDGQWHTVHLRYYNKPRTDALGGAQGPSKDKVAVLSVDDCNVAVALQFGAEIGNYSCAAAGVQTSSKKSLDLTGPLLLGGVPNLPENFPVSHKDFIGCMRDLHIDGRRMDMAAFVANNGTTAGCQAKSHFCASGPCKNSGFCSERWGGFSCDCPVGFGGKDCRLTMAHPYRFQGNGTLSWDFGNDMAVSVPWYLGLSFRTRATKGVLMQVQLGPHSVLLCKLDRGLLSVTLSRASGHTVHLLLDQMTVSDGRWHDLRLELQEEPGGRRGHHIFMVSLDFTLFQDTMAMGGELQGLKVKQLHVGGLPPSSKEEGPQGLVGCIQGVWIGFTPFGSSALLPPSHRVNVEPGCTVMNPCASGPCPPHADCKDLWQTFSCTCRPGYYGPGCVDACLLNPCQNQGSCRHLQGAPHGYTCDCAGGYFGQHCEHRMDQQCPRGWWGSPTCGPCNCDVHKGFDPNCNKTNGQCHCKEFHYRPRGSDSCLPCDCYPVGSTSRSCAPHSGQCPCRPGALGRQCNSCDSPFAEVTASGCRVLYDACPKSLRSGVWWPQTKFGVLATVPCPRGALGLRGTGAAVRLCDEDQGWLEPDFFNCTSPAFRELSLLLDGLELNKTALDTVEAKKLAQRLREVTGQTDHYFSQDVRVTARLLAYLLAFESHQQGFGLTATQDAHFNENLLWAGSALLAPETGDLWAALGQRAPGGSPGSAGLVRHLEEYAATLARNMELTYLNPVGLVTPNIMLSIDRMEHPSSTQGARRYPRYHSNLFRGQDAWDPHTHVLLPSQSPQPSPSEVLPTSSNAENATASSVVSPPPPLETESEPGISIVILLVYRALGGLLPAQFQAERRGARLPQNPVMNSPVVSVAVFHGRNFLRGVLVSPINLEFRLLQTANRSKAICVQWDPPGPAEQHGMWTARDCELVHRNGSHARCRCSRTGTFGVLMDASPRERLEGDLELLAVFTHVVVAVSVTALVLTAAVLLSLRSLKSNVRGIHANVAAALGVAELLFLLGIHRTHNQLLCTAVAILLHYFFLSTFAWLLVQGLHLYRMQVEPRNVDRGAMRFYHALGWGVPAVLLGLAVGLDPEGYGNPDFCWISIHEPLIWSFAGPIVLVIVMNGTMFLLAARTSCSTGQREAKKTSVLSLCDCPSSLVSSRDSHVPV, from the exons ATGGCGAGGCGGCCTCTATGGTGTGGTCTCCCGGGACCGTCGACCCCGGTACTAttgctccttctcctctctttgttccCTTTTAGCCGGGAGGAGCTGGGGGGCGGTGGGGACCAGGGCTGGGACCCAGGGGTAGCTACTGCTACTGGGCCAAGAGCGCAAATCGGCAGTGGAGCTGTAGCTCTTTGTCCCGAGTCTCCCGGCGTCTGGGAAGATGGAGATCCTGGCCTGGGGGTCAGGGAGCCTGTCTTCATGAGGCTCCGAGTAGGTAGGCAAAACGCCCGGAATGGTCGAGGGGCCCCTGAGCAACCAAACGCGGAGCTGGTGGTCCAGACATTGGGTAGTCGTGAGCAAGAGGCAGGTCAGGGTCCGGGATATCTGTTATGTTGGCACCCAGAGATCTCCTCTTGTGGGAGAACAGGGCCTTTACGAAAAGGTAGTCTGCCACTCGAGGCTCTGTCCCCAGGGGATTCTGATCTGAGGAACAGCTCTCCTCACCCTTCGGAACTTCTGGCTCAGCCTGATGGCTCCAGGCCAGTGGCCTTCCAGCATAATGCTAGGAGAAGCATCCGCAAAAGAGTGGAAACCTCTCGCTGCTGCGGGAAACTGTGGGAGCCAGGACACAAGGGTCAGGGTGAAAGAACCGCGACTTCTACAGTGGAGAGGGGACCCCTTCGGCGGGACTGCCTTCCCGGCTCTTTGGGATCTGGCCTGGGGGAGGATTCAGCACCACGTGCTGTGAGGACAGCTCCTACTCCGGGTTCAGCACCTCGCGAGTCTCGGACAGCTCCCGAGCGCATGCGCTCCCGAGGTCTCTTCCGCCGCCGTTTCCTCTTTGAGCGCCCTGGGCCGCGCCCTCCCGGGTTCCCGACTGGTCCTGAAGCCGAGCGAGTACTCTCAAGGAACCAGGGTCGTCCCCGTCGTGCTGCAAACCGCCACCCGCAGTTTCCTCAATACAACTACCAGACACTGGTTCCTGAAAATGAGGCAGCGGGCACAGCGGTGCTGCGCGTGGTGGCGCAAGACCCGGACCCAGGGGAGGCCGGGCGCCTGGTCTACTCGCTGGCGGCGCTCATGAACAGTCGCTCGCTGGAGCTTTTCAGCATTGATCCTCAGAGTGGCCTCATCCGCACGGCAGCCGCTCTGGATCGTGAGAGTATGGAACGCCACTACCTTCGAGTGACAGCACAGGACCACGGCTCACCGCGCCTCTCAGCTACCACCATGGTGGCGGTGACAGTAGCTGACCGAAATGATCACGCGCCAGTGTTTGAGCAAGCCCAGTATCGGGAAACACTTCGTGAGAATGTGGAAGAAGGTTACCCCATCCTGCAGTTGCGTGCCACCGACGGCGACGCGCCACCTAACGCCAACCTGCGCTACCGTTTCGTGGGATCCCCAGCTGCGCGCACCGCAGCGGCCGCTGCTTTCGAGATTGATCCACGTTCCGGCCTTATCAGCACCAGTGGCCGCGTGGACCGGGAACATATGGAAAGCTATGAGCTGGTGGTAGAGGCTAGTGACCAGGGCCAGGAGCCTGGGCCACGTTCAGCCACCGTGCGAGTGCACATAACTGTGCTGGATGAAAATGATAACGCTCCTCAGTTTAGCGAGAAGCGCTATGTGGCACAGGTGCGTGAGGATGTGCGCCCTCACACGGTGGTGCTACGTGTCACTGCCACCGACAAGGACAAGGATGCCAATGGTTTGGTGCATTATAACATCATTAGCGGCAACAGCAGGGGCCATTTTGCCATCGACAGTCTCACGGGTGAGATACAGGTAATGGCACCTCTGGActttgaggcagagagagaatatgctTTGCGTATCCGGGCACAAGATGCAGGCCGGCCACCTTTGTCCAACAACACAGGTCTGGCAAGCATCCAGGTGGTAGACATCAATGACCACGCTCCTATCTTTGTCAGCACACCCTTTCAggtctctgttttggaaaacGCACCCCTGGGTCACTCAGTAATTCACATACAAGCAGTAGATGCAGATCATGGAGAGAACTCCAGGTTAGAGTATTCTTTAACTGGTGTGGCATCAGACACACCCTTTGTGATAAACAGTGCCACTGGCTGGGTCTCTGTGAGTGGTCCCCTGGACCGTGAGTCTGTGGAACATTATTTCTTTGGCGTGGAGGCTCGTGACCATGGTTCACCCCCACTCTCTGCTTCAGCCAGTGTCACAGTAACCGTGTTGGATGTCAATGACAATCGGCCCGAGTTCACCATGAAAGAGTACCACCTTCGGCTCAATGAGGACGCAGCTGTAGGCACCAGTGTGGTCAGTGTGACCGCGGTAGATCGAGATGCCAACAGCGCCATCAGCTACCAAATTACAGGTGGCAACACTCGGAACAGATTTGCCATCAGCACCCAAGGTGGTGTGGGCCTGGTGACACTGGCCCTGCCTCTGGATTACAAGCAGGAACGCTACTTCAAGCTGGTGCTTACTGCATCTGATCGTGCCCTTCACGACCACTGCTATGTGCATATCAACATCACAGACGCCAACACACACAGGCCTGTCTTTCAAAGTGCCCACTACTCAGTGAGCATGAATGAAGACCGCCCAGTGGGTAGCACTGTGGTGGTCATCAGTGCTTCTGATGATGATGTGGGTGAAAACGCTCGCATCACCTACCTTCTGGAAGACAACCTGCCCCAGTTCCGAATTGACGCCGACTCAGGGGCCATTACACTACAAGCTCCACTGGACTATGAGGACCAAGTGACCTATACACTGGCCATTACTGCTCGGGACAATGGTATACCACAGAAGGCAGATACCACCTATGTGGAGGTAATGGTGAATGATGTGAACGATAATGCTCCCCAGTTTGTAGCCTCCCACTATACAGGCTTGGTCTCCGAGGATGCGCCACCTTTCACTAGTGTTCTGCAGATCTCAGCCACTGACCGGGATGCTCATGCCAATGGTCGGGTCCAATACACTTTCCAAAATGGGGAAGATGGGGATGGAGATTTCACCATTGAGCCCACCTCTGGCATTGTCAGGACTGTGAGGCGACTGGACCGGGAAGCAGTGCCGGTGTATGAGCTGACTGCCTACGCAGTGGACCGTGGCGTGCCCCCACTGAGGACTCCAGTCAGCATCCAAGTGACTGTACAGGATGTAAACGACAATGCACCTGTCTTTCCAGCTGAGGAGTTTGAAGTGAGGGTGAAGGAGAACAGCATTGTAGGGTCTGTGGTGGCTCAGATCACCGCAGTGGACCCTGACGACGGCCCCAATGCTCATATAATGTACCAGATTGTGGAAGGGAACATCCCCGAGCTGTTCCAAATGGACATCTTCTCTGGAGAGCTCACAGCACTCATTGACCTGGACTATGAGGCGCGTCAGGAATACGTAATTGTAGTGCAGGCCACATCAGCTCCTCTGGTCAGCCGGGCCACTGTACATGTGCGCCTGGTCGACCAGAATGATAACAGTCCCGTGCTCAACAACTTCCAGATCCTCTTTAACAACTATGTCTCCAACCGTTCGGACACCTTCCCCTCAGGCATCATTGGGCGAATCCCAGCGTACGACCCCGATGTCTCTGATCACCTCTTTTACTCCTTTGAGAGGGGCAACGAACTGCAGCTGCTTGTGGTCAACCAGACCAGTGGGGAGCTTCGGCTCAGCAGAAAGCTGGACAACAACCGCCCACTAGTGGCCTCCATGCTGGTAACTGTAACAG ATGGCCTGCATAGTGTTACAGCCCAGTGTGTTCTGCGTGTGGTCATCATCACGGAGGAGCTGCTGGCCAACAGTTTGACTGTTCGCCTGGAGAACATGTGGCAAGAGCGCTTCCTGTCACCGCTGCTGGGTCATTTTCTTGAAGGCGTGGCTGCAGTGCTCGCAACACCTACGGAGGACGTTTTCATCTTCAACATCCAGAATGACACGGATGTGGGGGGCACCGTGCTCAATGTGAGCTTCTCAGCGCTGGCACCACGTGGGGCTGGGGCAGGCGCTGCAGGGCCCTGGTTCAGCTCCGAGGAGCTACAAGAGCAACTGTACGTGCGCCGTGCAGCCCTGGCGGCCCGCTCGCTGCTCGACGTGCTGCCCTTCGACGACAACGTGTGCCTGCGCGAGCCCTGCGAGAACTACATGAAATGCGTGTCAGTGCTCCGCTTTGACTCCTCCGCGCCCTTTCTGGCCTCGGCCTCCACGCTCTTCCGACCCATCCAACCAATCGCCGGTCTGCGCTGCCGCTGCCCTCCTGGCTTCACGGGAGATTTCTGCGAGACAGAGCTGGACCTCTGCTATTCGAACCCCTGTCGCAATGGTGGCGCGTGCGCGCGGCGCGAGGGAGGCTACACCTGCGTGTGCCGTCCGCGCTTCACCG GGGAAGACTGCGAGTTGGACACTGAAGCTGGACGCTGCGTGCCCGGCGTCTGCCGCAACGGGGGCACCTGCACCAACGCACCCAATGGCGGTTTTCGCTGCCAGTGCCCCGCAGGCGGCGCTTTCGAGGGCCCGCGCTGTGAGGTGGCCGCACgctcctttcctcccagttccttcgTCATGTTCCGCGGCCTGCGACAGCGCTTCCACCTCACGCTGTCCCTCTC GTTTGCAACTGTGCAACCCAGCGGGCTACTCTTCTACAACGGGCGCCTGAATGAGAAGCATGATTTTTTGGCTCTAGAGCTTGTGGCTGGCCAAGTGCGGCTTACATATTCCACGG GTGAATCCAACACAGTGGTCAGCCCCACAGTTCCAGGAGGCCTGAGTGATGGACAGTGGCATACAGTGCATCTGAGATACTACAACAAG CCCCGGACAGATGCCCTAGGGGGTGCCCAGGGCCCGTCGAAGGACAAGGTGGCTGTGTTGAGTGTGGATGACTGCAACGTGGCTGTGGCTCTGCAGTTTGGGGCTGAGATTGGCAACTATTCGTGTGCAGCTGCTGGTGTGCAAACAAGCTCCAAGAA GTCCCTGGACCTGACGGGCCCTCTGCTCTTGGGGGGTGTCCCCAACCTTCCCGAGAACTTCCCTGTGTCCCACAAGGACTTCATTGGCTGCATGCGAGACCTGCACATTGATGGCCGCCGAATGGACATGGCAGCCTTTGTTGCTAACAACGGCACTACGGCAG gcTGTCAGGCCAAGTCACACTTTTGTGCCTCAGGCCCCTGCAAGAACAGTGGCTTCTGCTCTGAGCGCTGGGGTGGCTTCAGCTGTGATTGTCCTGTGGGCTTTGGTGGCAAAGACTGTCGACTCA CAATGGCCCATCCCTACCGTTTCCAAGGCAATGGGACACTGAGTTGGGACTTTGGAAATGACATGGCTGTGTCTGTGCCGTGGTACCTGGGACTATCATTTAGAACACGGGCAACAAAAGGGGTCCTGATGCAAGTGCAGCTTGGGCCACACAGTGTGCTCCTCTGCAAG CTAGATCGAGGGTTGCTGTCTGTGACACTGAGTAGGGCCTCAGGCCACACTGTCCACCTCCTGTTGGACCAGATGACTGTCAGCGATGGCCGGTGGCATGATCTTCGGCTGGAGTTGCAGGAGGAGCCAGGTGGCCGAAGGGGCCATCATATCTTTATGGTTTCACTGGACTTCACCCTCTTCCAg GACACCATGGCCATGGGGGGTGAGCTGCAGGGCCTGAAAGTAAAGCAGCTCCATGTGGGAGGCCTGCCCCCCAGCAGTAAGGAGGAGGGGCCTCAGGGTCTGGTTGGCTGTATTCAG GGGGTGTGGATTGGCTTCACACCCTTTGGGTCCTCAGCCCTGCTACCTCCCAGCCACAGAGTGAATGTGGAGCCTGGCTGTACTGTGATGAACCCCTGTGCATCTGGGCCCTGTCCTCCCCATGCTGACTGCAAAGATCTCTGGCAGACCTTTTCCTGCACCTGTCGGCCAG GTTACTACGGCCCAGGTTGTGTGGATGCCTGCCTCCTAAACCCTTGCCAAAACCAAGGGTCATGCCGGCACCTTCAAGGAGCCCCCCACGGCTACACCTGCGACTGTGCAGGCGGCTATTTCGGTCAGCACTGCGAGCACAG GATGGACCAGCAGTGCCCTCGGGGATGGTGGGGAAGCCCAACCTGTGGTCCCTGCAACTGTGACGTTCACAAGGGCTTTGACCCCAACTGTAACAAGACAAATGGCCAGTGCCACTGCAAG GAGTTCCACTATCGACCGAGGGGCAGTGACTCATGCCTCCCATGTGACTGCTACCCTGTGGGCTCCACCTCCCGCTCATGTGCACCCCACAGCGGGCAGTGCCCCTGCCGCCCGGGAGCCCTTGGCCGCCAGTGTAACAGCTGTGACAGCCCCTTTGCGGAGGTGACAGCCAGTGGTTGCCGAG TACTTTACGATGCCTGCCCCAAGTCCCTGAGATCTGGTGTGTGGTGGCCCCAGACTAAGTTTGGTGTTTTGGCTACAGTACCCTGTCCCCGGGGGGCCTTGG GATTGCGGGGTACAG GTGCTGCGGTGCGGCTGTGTGATGAGGACCAGGGTTGGTTGGAGCCTGATTTCTTCAACTGTACCTCCCCTGCCTTTCGAGAGCTTAGTCTGCTG TTGGATGGCCTAGAGCTGAACAAGACTGCACTGGATACTGTGGAGGCCAAGAAGCTGGCTCAGAGGCTACGGGAGGTGACTGGCCAGACTGACCACTACTTTAGCCAAGATGTCCGAGTCACTGCCCGCTTGCTGGCCTACTTGCTGGCTTTTGAGAGCCATCAGCAGGGCTTCGGGCTGACAGCCACACAAGATGCCCACTTCAATGAG AATCTTCTATGGGCTGGTTCTGCACTGCTTgctccagagacaggagacttgTGGGCAGCCCTGGGGCAGCGGGCCCCTGGGGGCTCCCCAGGTAGTGCAGGGCTGGTGCGGCATCTGGAGGAATATGCAGCCACCCTCGCAAGGAATATGGAGCTGACATATCTGAATCCTGTCGGACTAGTCACACCCAATATCA TGCTCAGCATTGACCGTATGGAGCATCCTAGTTCAACCCAGGGAGCCCGTCGCTACCCCCGCTATCACAGCAACCTTTTCCGGGGCCAGGATGCCTGGGATCCTCACACACATGTGCTATTGCCTTCCCAGTCCCCACAGCCATCCCCGTCTGAAG TTCTACCCACAAGCAGCAACGCAGAAAACGCCACAGCCTCGAGTGtggtctccccacctccccctctGGAGACTGAGTCTGAGCCTGGGATCTCCATAGTCATTCTGCTAGTGTACCGAGCCTTGGGAGGGCTTCTCCCCGCCCAGTTCCAAGCTGAGCGCCGGGGCGCCAG GCTCCCCCAGAACCCTGTTATGAACTCCCCGGTGGTCAGCGTGGCTGTTTTCCATGGACGAAACTTCCTCAGGGGTGTCCTGGTCTCTCCAATCAACCTTGAGTTCCGCCTACTACAGACAGCGAATCGGAGCAAGGCGATCTGTGTGCAGTGGGACCCACCTGGCCC GGCAGAGCAGCATGGTATGTGGACAGCAAGAGACTGCGAACTGGTACACAGGAACGGATCCCATGCTCGGTGTCGCTGTAGCCGGACGGGCACTTTTGGAGTCCTTATGGATGCCTCTCCCCGTGAG CGGCTAGAGGGAGACCTTGAGCTGCTGGCAGTGTTCACTCATGTGGTCGTGGCGGTGTCTGTGACTGCGCTAGTGCTGACTGCAGCTGTCCTCCTGAGCCTGCGCAGCCTCAAGTCCAATGTGCGTGGGATCCATGCCAATGTGGCAGCTGCCCTGGGAGTGGCAGAGCTCCTCTTCCTACTGGGAATCCACAGGACCCACAATCAG CTGCTGTGCACTGCGGTCGCCATCCTTCTGCATTACTTCTTCCTCAGCACCTTTGCATGGCTCCTGGTGCAGGGCCTGCACCTCTACCGAATGCAGGTTGAGCCTCGAAATGTGGACCGTGGCGCCATGCGCTTCTACCATGCCCTGGGCTGGGGCGTCCCTGCTGTGTTGTTGG GCCTTGCTGTTGGGCTGGACCCAGAGGGCTATGGGAACCCTGACTTCTGCTGGATCTCCATCCATGAGCCTCTCATCTGGAGTTTTGCCGGCCCTATCGTCCTTGTGATTGTG ATGAATGGGACCATGTTTCTCCTCGCTGCCCGTACATCCTGCTCCACAGGGCAGAGGGAGGCCAAGAAGACCTCTGTGCT TTCTTTGTGTGACTGCCCATCTTCCTTAGTGTCCTCCCGAGACTCCCATGTCCCTGTGTGA